The DNA sequence ACTTCAATGGCTGAGAAATGTTACGGAAAAGCTTTGTATCTTGAACCAAATCTTGTGGAATCGTTAGTACATCTTTCTTTGCTTCTGGAGAACAGAGGCGAGACTCGTAAGGCCGAACTGCTTAGAAACAGGGTCCGGCGGGCCGAAAATAATTAATGGGACCAGATAATGCAAGAATCCTGCTGGAATAAAATAGGTTATGTAGGGGACAGAAGCTGTCCGGAATTAGCTGTCTGGAACCATTGCTATAATTGTCCACAATATGCGCGTGTGGGGTTATCTCTTTTAAACAGAGAGCCTCCTGAAGGTTACTTGGCTGAAAATACAGAGTCAATTGCAGCTGTAAAAGATGATGATACAGCTGAAAAAAGCGGGGCTGTGGTTTTTCGTATTTCTAAAGAATGGCTGGCGCTTTCTTCTCATGTTTTTGTTTCCGTTCTAGAACAGAGTATCGTTCGCCCTGTACCGCATCGCAGCAGTAAATTTTTTCGTGGTTTAACTAATATCCAGGGACAGATTGTACCGGTTATTTCAATGCGGGAACTGCTTGGGCTTGATAAAGAATACCTTACGGCAGAAGAAAAAGGATTCCGTGTTTTCAGCAGATTTATTTGTGTAGATCGAGGTTTAGGACGTTGGGTTTTTGCTGTTGATGAGGTCTTAGGAGTACATCATTATTTTTCAGACGGGCTGCTTGATGCGCCAGCAACTGTATCAAAAGCTCCGGCGGCTTACACTAAAGGATTATTTGAAATGAAAGATAAAAGAATCTCTTTGCTGGAAGAAGAACTCTTATTTGAAGCATTTAATCGCATTATTAAATAGGGTGGCAATGA is a window from the Maridesulfovibrio zosterae DSM 11974 genome containing:
- a CDS encoding chemotaxis protein CheW produces the protein MQESCWNKIGYVGDRSCPELAVWNHCYNCPQYARVGLSLLNREPPEGYLAENTESIAAVKDDDTAEKSGAVVFRISKEWLALSSHVFVSVLEQSIVRPVPHRSSKFFRGLTNIQGQIVPVISMRELLGLDKEYLTAEEKGFRVFSRFICVDRGLGRWVFAVDEVLGVHHYFSDGLLDAPATVSKAPAAYTKGLFEMKDKRISLLEEELLFEAFNRIIK